One Stenotrophomonas oahuensis genomic region harbors:
- the fur gene encoding ferric iron uptake transcriptional regulator encodes METNDLRKVGLKVTHPRMRILALLEQRDAQKHHHHMTAEDIYRQLLEHGDEIGLATVYRVLTQFEAAGLVLKHNFEGGQAVYELDRGGHHDHMVDVDSGKIIEFESHEIEELQRKIAADHGYELEEHSLVLYVRKKRK; translated from the coding sequence ATGGAAACCAACGACCTGCGCAAAGTCGGCCTGAAGGTGACCCACCCGCGGATGCGGATCCTGGCCCTGCTGGAGCAGCGGGATGCCCAGAAGCACCACCACCACATGACCGCTGAAGACATCTACCGCCAGCTGCTCGAGCACGGTGATGAAATCGGGCTGGCCACGGTGTACCGCGTGCTGACCCAGTTCGAGGCCGCCGGCCTGGTGCTGAAGCACAACTTCGAGGGCGGCCAGGCCGTTTACGAACTGGACCGCGGCGGTCATCACGACCACATGGTCGATGTCGACAGCGGCAAGATCATCGAGTTCGAAAGCCACGAGATCGAAGAGCTGCAGCGCAAGATCGCGGCGGATCATGGTTACGAGCTGGAAGAGCACTCGCTGGTGCTGTACGTGCGCAAGAAGCGTAAATAA